In Saccharothrix violaceirubra, the following are encoded in one genomic region:
- a CDS encoding GNAT family N-acetyltransferase, with amino-acid sequence MASSSPLDHAAWESLHGGHARFAQWHGQVVRYDPEVAPFLALPPESDADVWRDVAEFAGPGGVVSVNLAAFSAPADWEIVEDIEGVQLVDDGVVPEPFPEAVRLGPADVPEIIDLVERTRPGPFRKRTIELGTYLGVRDNGRLVALAGERMNPPGWREISAVCTDPAYRGRGLATRLVLAVAAGIRERGETPLMHALASNVNAIRLYESLGFRLRRRSRIVAVRVPHAAVA; translated from the coding sequence ATGGCTTCGAGTTCGCCGTTGGACCACGCGGCCTGGGAGTCGTTGCACGGTGGGCACGCGCGGTTCGCGCAGTGGCACGGCCAGGTGGTGCGGTACGACCCCGAGGTGGCGCCGTTCCTCGCCCTGCCGCCCGAGTCCGACGCGGATGTGTGGCGCGACGTCGCGGAGTTCGCCGGCCCCGGCGGCGTGGTGTCGGTGAACCTGGCCGCGTTCAGCGCGCCCGCGGACTGGGAGATCGTCGAGGACATCGAGGGCGTGCAGCTCGTCGACGACGGCGTGGTGCCGGAGCCGTTCCCCGAGGCCGTGCGGCTCGGGCCCGCCGACGTGCCGGAGATCATCGACCTGGTCGAGCGGACCAGGCCGGGGCCGTTCCGGAAGCGGACGATCGAACTCGGCACCTACCTCGGGGTGCGGGACAACGGGCGGCTGGTGGCGTTGGCGGGGGAGCGGATGAACCCGCCGGGCTGGCGGGAGATCAGCGCGGTGTGCACGGACCCCGCCTACCGGGGACGGGGATTGGCCACCCGGTTGGTGCTCGCGGTCGCGGCCGGTATCCGGGAGCGTGGCGAGACGCCGTTGATGCACGCGTTGGCGTCCAACGTGAACGCGATTCGGCTCTATGAGTCGCTGGGCTTCCGGCTGCGGCGACGGTCACGGATCGTCGCCGTGCGTGTTCCCCACGCGGCGGTGGCCTGA
- a CDS encoding DUF6463 family protein translates to MGPQRWAAGIMVVLGAGHLGLSIVLKWSVVVGWVARGGWAAVPLIPADRSEAALVNGLTFWAGPGSFAVPLLLLGCLTWHLAGRGVTLPVGIGWGLAVWCLVGGVLLVPSPYFLGVVAGVLLVVARGRAVTGIASGRPGPVQDVGGVDGGDRRRR, encoded by the coding sequence ATGGGACCGCAGCGGTGGGCGGCCGGGATCATGGTGGTGCTGGGTGCGGGACACCTGGGACTTTCGATCGTGCTGAAGTGGTCGGTGGTCGTCGGGTGGGTGGCGCGGGGCGGGTGGGCGGCCGTTCCGCTGATCCCGGCGGACCGGTCCGAGGCGGCGTTGGTGAACGGGCTGACGTTCTGGGCCGGACCGGGCAGTTTCGCCGTGCCGCTGCTCCTGCTGGGGTGCCTGACCTGGCACTTGGCGGGACGGGGCGTGACGCTGCCCGTCGGCATCGGGTGGGGGCTCGCGGTGTGGTGCCTCGTGGGCGGGGTGCTGCTCGTGCCGTCGCCGTACTTCCTGGGTGTCGTGGCCGGTGTGCTGCTGGTCGTGGCGCGCGGTCGGGCCGTGACGGGGATCGCTTCCGGGCGGCCCGGTCCTGTTCAGGATGTGGGAGGCGTGGACGGCGGTGATCGGCGCCGGCGATGA
- a CDS encoding TetR/AcrR family transcriptional regulator has product MPQEVELPPTPRTPRERWLDAGLEALVEGGPDAVRVETLATALGVTKGGFYGYFAGRPALLDELLDEWERRCTDDVLARVEAEGGDARDRLRRAGGLTSSEDLHRLDLAVRQWARRDEAVAARLRRIDAVRLDFLRRMFATFVADPDEVEARSTLMFTLAIGRHFLAADAEAVRRAGEHLLR; this is encoded by the coding sequence GTGCCCCAGGAGGTCGAGTTGCCGCCCACCCCCCGCACACCGCGCGAACGCTGGCTCGACGCCGGTCTCGAAGCCCTGGTCGAAGGTGGTCCGGACGCCGTCCGCGTGGAGACCCTCGCCACCGCGCTGGGCGTCACCAAAGGCGGCTTCTACGGCTACTTCGCGGGACGCCCGGCCCTGCTCGACGAACTGCTCGACGAGTGGGAACGCCGCTGCACCGACGACGTGCTCGCCCGCGTGGAGGCCGAGGGCGGCGACGCACGCGACCGCCTGCGCCGGGCCGGCGGCCTCACGTCGTCCGAAGACCTGCACCGCCTCGACCTCGCCGTGCGCCAGTGGGCCCGCCGCGACGAGGCCGTGGCCGCCCGCCTCCGGCGGATCGACGCCGTGCGCCTGGACTTCCTGCGCCGGATGTTCGCCACGTTCGTCGCCGACCCCGACGAGGTCGAGGCCCGCAGCACGCTGATGTTCACGCTCGCGATCGGCCGGCACTTCCTGGCCGCCGACGCCGAGGCCGTCCGCCGGGCCGGCGAGCACCTGCTCCGTTGA